Part of the Bacteriovorax stolpii genome, ACTGTTCAGTACAAAGGACAGGTGCTAAAAAGAATCCTGGCCTATTCGGCCCGCTTGTATCCGGAGAAAACAGGAACTGCTGTTCTTGATCCGATGAAAATTTCGGTTCAGGTCTATGAAAACGACTATAGTGGTTTTGGTTTCAATCAGCGTGCGAGAAATAAAGACCTTTCAAGCTCTCGCGTAGAAATCGAAGTCCTTCCTCTACCAACAGAGGGCGTACCCGCAAGTTTTACCGGGCTAGTAGGGGAGCATGAGTTTTCTCTAAGTATTCCGAAGTCAAAATACCTAGTTAATGAGCCAATTGAAATCAAGCTGGAAGCAAAAGGTAAAGGAGCTCTTGAGAATCTGGATGCGCCAGTTATTTATGCTGATAACAACCTAGAACAATTTGATACAAAATCTGAAGTCACAGAGATCGGAACACAAGCAGCTAAAAAACTTTTCGAATACACTCTGCTCGCCAGAGGCCCTGTAAACATCGCAGCCAGAGACCTGGCGCTGTCTTACTTTGATCCTTCATCAGGAAAATATATTGAAAAGAAAGTGTCTATTCCTGCTTTAGAAGTTAGTGGAACGGCGATGGCCAATTCTGGAACTGGGGGAAATAAACAAGAAGCAGCTCAAGCTCCTCAGGCCCAAGGATCAGATGACAACAATTTCTTGAATAACCTTTTTGCTAAAAATACGAAAACAATTGAGAAAAATGCCATTGGTTTAGTGGCCCCTAGCTTTAAGTCTCAAGGTCGCTGGTTTGATCGCGGCTTTATGGTATTAAATACTATCCTAGGTTTTGCCCTAGTGATCATCGGGCTTCAGTGGGGGCTTTCGGGAATGAAGTCAACAGGTCCTTCTGATCTTCACAGCTTGATTAAGCGCGACGTGAAGATGTTAAAGAAAAAAGGGCTTAATTACTCAGACCTTTATAGGGTGCTTGCGGCCTTGGATAAAACAAATAAGATGTCGTCGGGTGGTATTTCAATTATAAATGTTATAAATGAAAGTAACCTTAAGCCGGAATCAAAAGAGTACTTTAGAAATGCTCTAAGCTTCACGGAAGGTGGAACCTACGCCCAGTCTAGACATTCTAACGGGCGCAACATTGTGTTTGAAAAAAAGCACTTTGATGAACTGATGAAGAATATATGATTGTTGTAAAAGACCTCAAAGAACTTAAAAACGTTTATAACGAAAATAAAATCAATGTGACGATTGGGAACTTTGATGGTGTTCATCTAGGGCACAGAGAGTTTCTCGCTCACATTAAAAAAGACAGTGTTCAGGATCAC contains:
- a CDS encoding BatD family protein; this encodes MKVIMLLMFLLFSFALRAEDVDVEVEPKEGVINESFFVTFKIKASGSEEPYISFTPYGASVLGKRSQGLSISTVVINGKFTTTKEQAVVYELQAERSGQVYLRNIKVEMNGKTIPVKEVRINVLSEPRRIPDAFIEAEASKTKVYLGEGLDVNYYLYFKSSIAANDVKEFPKLNKFIKRFHHINSPVETVQYKGQVLKRILAYSARLYPEKTGTAVLDPMKISVQVYENDYSGFGFNQRARNKDLSSSRVEIEVLPLPTEGVPASFTGLVGEHEFSLSIPKSKYLVNEPIEIKLEAKGKGALENLDAPVIYADNNLEQFDTKSEVTEIGTQAAKKLFEYTLLARGPVNIAARDLALSYFDPSSGKYIEKKVSIPALEVSGTAMANSGTGGNKQEAAQAPQAQGSDDNNFLNNLFAKNTKTIEKNAIGLVAPSFKSQGRWFDRGFMVLNTILGFALVIIGLQWGLSGMKSTGPSDLHSLIKRDVKMLKKKGLNYSDLYRVLAALDKTNKMSSGGISIINVINESNLKPESKEYFRNALSFTEGGTYAQSRHSNGRNIVFEKKHFDELMKNI